TACTTTATCGCTCGCGAGATTCCTTGCACTCAGATTTCTCATTGTGCAATGTCAATGCCAGGCCTCAAAagcattgtaatttatatatagcaaAAAGATTCAAGTCCAGAAAGAAAGCTGCTgacattgtaattaatataatttatttacttaattttatacagttCTTCTTtaactaatataatttatttaacttttatcttttacttCTCTCTGAGGGGCATAGATAAACATATTACTTTTGAAACATGTTGCAGGAGAAAGACAAAGATGAGGACTCTGAAGAGGAAGATGATGATGAGGAAGCCCCTGTAGGttcaaaagtaatgaaaataaagacaaattcTCTACGATTAGATCTCGTTTCCAAAACTGCATTTAAAATGAGCCGCAAGTATGCTTAATCTTGTTTTGTTTAATGTACTTGTGtatctaatttattaaatgttgctttatatgtaatttatacttttatttatgtcCTATATTTTATGGTTTTGTTTTTAGCAAAATCGAGGAGATCTTTTATGAGAGTAGGTTTCGCATAAATGGAAACAAAGTATTGAAAAAGTCTAAAGAGGTAAATGTattgtttttgtaataaaactaagatgattttgaaaatgtcaataaaattgtgtttgtatataattatatatagaataattgTGATGACAGGTGAAAGTAGGAGACGAAATCgacataattttacatcaaaatgTGGATAATCCTAGGTTGCTGGTTATAAACAGAATTGTGATATTATCAATAAGCCCTATGAAAAATGAAActcaaatacaaattaaattatctgtAGATAAAAACTTGCTAATTGAAAATTACGAGAACTATATATCTGTATAgttttttagttataattgtatgcaatatatataataaagatattaacattatattgaataattctCATAGtagtttaatcatttattttttactagttACTATCTGTATATCGGAtttccatttttaaaaatacattacggatttataaaagaacttattagaatttatttacttcaagCATATACAATGCCAAGAAGGGACTTGGTTTACAATCAAGGACTTATTCAAGCATCCATCCCTaccttacaaattttttatcacacaTGTACCTCTATCCATTCATTTTATTATCCATCTATCCTAACCAATACATCGCACCAATACATggctttatttatatcattaacaTATCAAATCTTATTACTTCGCTATAATCCTACATTTTCTCTATCGCACGAATTTTCctacaataataaactttattctcTTCAGACTCATGGCCAAGAAGAGAATCCTACATAAAATACAGTATGATcctatataaacatttttctcgcaCTATCTTCCTATCATCACTTTATTTACagtcttttttctttcaaccTATAATTATACCCTTATAATTAATCTCCCTTGCTTTATTTActaatctttacaaaaatctttttctgcCTCCTCTTTTTCCCTAAACATTCGTTTTGCCTTCTTCTACTAAAAGTTATTTCTATAATTCCTAGATTGCATACCTTGTTAGTTGCCCTTATTCATTTCTTTCCTAACATGTCTATCACAACATATCATATCCTATTATACCATTCTAATCCTGCCTATAATACAATCTAATCAAATTTCATCATTCTTCTTTCACCTATCATTCCATCTTTTCTctgtttacaatatttatattcttactacttataattatattcgtCTAACCTTTCTATTTAGGCCTTTCCCTATGCATACTAGTTCCTCTGCACTTCCTCTTGTGATCATATTCTCTCTTAACCTAATTTTACATCTCCTGTTCTATTCTATATGTACCTATCTAATTTTACTATCTACATCTGAAAACCAAAGGACCCATTTCACAGCCCCGTCTTGCTCCCATCGTTGTACTGCACACTTATGCCAATCCTTCTGTCCTTACTGTCGCCCTCGTGTCATTGTTTCTTCTTTCTATCTTCCCTTCTTCTGGCTTCACAGTTCTTAATTTCTCTTGACTTTTAACGTTAACGTGAGCTTGATATTTCTTCTTGTCTCCTCTCTCCTACAACTCTGTTCCATTCAATAGTTTCACAAAGCGGATTTTCCTTCTTCATTGCCTATGTTGGTTCTTATtcactctttttcttctctgttCCTAGTTATGTATTTCTAATCCCATTGCCTTTACAGACTTCAAACTACAAAATCTATTCCCTCTCCTTTCTTCATTTCCTTTGTCTTGCTTTTGATTCAGAAAGTCCTTTAGTTTACTCTTCTTCTCCAAATGATCCTGTCGTAACTGTTTCTTTTCACCTCTTTAAAATCCTTTATACTTTTCTTCTCATTTGTACagtctttattttactttaccaGATCTTATGATCCgttccttttcttttatctacGCCTATCTATATTGTTGTTTTCTGGATCGTCTCCTATAATATTCTTCCAGAATTCTGTTGCCTCGTTACTCAAGATCTCCATTTACCTTTTCCACCTTTTTCTCTTGCGTATGCGTTTTGCTTCGTTATCCTCTCCTATTCTTGATCTTCTTTTTGCAGTcctttcctcctcttctttctgCTTTTCAATCTCATCGCTCAGGGGCTGCGATCTGCGTCCATTCTTTTCTCTACTTTAAAATCCTTACTCTTATACAGTTTCatttactaatatatattctGCCTATCTTACATATCTATACTATAATACCTCTGTTTTTTACTTATctacatatgtatattctcGTTCTTTTTCTCGCTTGATTATCTCTCTAAAACTATGAACATAACCTATCTCTTGCTTACTTCTATATTCTCTAACcttattctatttttcttttccgttttctttaatttaccTTTCTACCTTACTTAATTCTCTCTCAATCGCATTCTTCAGCTCTTTTCTGTCCCCCTTtacctctttttcttctcgctCTTATCTATAGATTTTTCCGCGCTCGTCTATGCATCCTAACCTCCTTAGTCGCGATCTTTCTATCCGTCTTTTATCCTGTCTTCTTGTTTCTATCGCGTTCCCTTCAATTCCCCAGCAACTTTCCTCTCTTCCCACtcccttttattttttcatcctAAATCTCTAAATATCTACTTAATTCTGTCCTATACACGCACTATCGCCGCCACACGACTATTCGTTCTCACATGTTCTCACACCACCTAACCGAGTCCATAAAAgaacttatttaataataataatatttcaaaattaagtaCACTAATCTGTatgtttatttactttttttacaatttattccgttatttcttttattttgtcaggAAATGGCTCCTGTATTGCGCCTATTTCTTGCAACAGGTCTTGTTTAGATTTGAAGTATTCTTTGTACCACATAATATGTTGGACTTTTTCTTGAACTGTCATGTATGGATTCTTGGAAAGTCCAACACACACCAATTCCATGAAATGACGTATCGGTCCTGACTTAGGACACCATCCCTTCAGATGACGTTCCATAAAGACATGTTCAGAAAAATGAACACTTTGCTCTTCTTCAATTCCTgccatatatataaaaatgattataaactCAGTTTTTCCTTTCCTTACCAGAAGaagagtataatatataaaacattatgtaGAAACCTTGTTCATTGTCAATAGGGAATTTCCATAATTTTCCTTGCTCTGTCCAAAGAATCAGTTCTTGAAAAACATTGGCTGGTGGATACGTCGTCATTGCTTTTAATTCTTTCTGTTCCAATGTCGCCCATGTTTTCAATTCCAGCATGTTTGGCGATTCACTTCTCATGTTCTCGAAAATAGGACTAGGCTCTCCATTCCACAGATTGATATCTCTACGCTTACTACAGtacaataattgaaaattaaaaatttatagtacatacattatgaaaatatgaatatttaaatatatttcttttaatacctgccatgtaatttttctttatcttgtaactgatttttagatactttagcaCTGTTTAATAACTTTCTTGATATACTATCTTCAACTATTTTCGGTCGCTTATTATATTCGTCCAGCAGAGTttgtattatagattttttttctgaatgtTTATCTTGGGAAATTTCTTGTTCTTGAACATTGTGTTttgattgtttaaatttagCGTTCTCCTCTATttcactattaaaaaaaatatagtaaaaatagttttttttaatattaaattggaaaaatatactatgtataatatatacttagtAATACACATGATTCATATTAATCTACATACATCCTTGTTTGTTCTTCTTTTAATGCTTTTACTCTAGATTTAAGTACTTTCTCAAGCAAATCCGATGTTGTCTTTGTTTTATCCCCACCAAGTTTCTCAGCCACATCTTTTGCTGCATCCACCACttgtttttctattaaaaaaaaatttaatacattgagAAGTTTGAACTTGCATAAATTTGGAATTATTGTTGCACAAAGTTACCAAAAGGTACTcgtttgtcattttttaatttagcttTCTTTTTAGGCTGCATAGCAACTTCAATGGTTTTCTTCTGTAGTTTTCTCGCCTACAAACAGTAACAGATATCACAAATTAAAGTGTcctgatttatatttttttagaaaaaataacttgttaaactacttttagatatattaatatattattttaatatacaatttagcctaattattttttaaatattcaatttaagcGATGAAATAATACATTCTGAAGTTAATAGAAACTTAAAGTAgacaaaaatcataaaaaaataatgaaaaattatcatcAGATTTATTTACCTGTATCATATTATCCACAAAACTTTtcaaatcatatttgttatccGACATTGTATCTGTAGGATTTGTACTTTTAACATCTGTTGTCTTTGGTTTTGCTTTGTCAGTATCAGAATCAGAATCAGATGAGTCTGATGAATCTGAAGTCGATGAAGATGAAAATGATGAAGACGAAGAGCATAATCTCGTGGAATTATTTATCCATTGAAATAACATTCCCTTTGATGACCTTATATTACATCTGCAAAATGTGTCACTGATTATAACAGTTTACATTTCCAACATTAATTCCAATATTTTGGCGCACATGTACTTACctcaataatatgtataaggGTAACATATTTacacacaaatattttacaaatcaaTTATAGTATACACCGAGATATGAGCGCACGACAGCGCTTTTTTCATTCACAGACAGGTGATCATAGAAAATCTAACAAATTAAATCGAATGACACTTGCACATTAACAATAACGACAATACGCGAGGATCattgataaattcaaatttcaataaaataacaaagtatGAGCATGGTATTATAAACAGGAGAACTTAACCTGAAAAAGGAGCTTAATCTAGCTCCCGCGCTATCGATACATCGCATTGTTCCCGGTTCAAAACCAGAGATATATCGATATatatcgcgtcgcgtcgcggcgCAACGCAGTAACCATCAGTAACCACCAACACTACATACAACATACAACCCACAATCCCACAAATCCCACAATGGGGCACGGCGACAAATGAAAGCGTGACGTGATCCGTAGCGcgcgtcgtcgttgtcgtcgtacTAGTCACACACGTCGTAGGGTAGCGGATGATGTCGCCGCGCGAGGAAACGGCCGTCGTCGTGGTCAGCAGTCGTCTGTAAGAGTGCCAAGATATCGTCGAGTGTtccgcgtcgtcgtcgtcatcgttgtcatcgtcgtcgcccCGCGCGAATCAACTCCGGAGCAAAAGGATGGAGGCGGACTACCAGCCGACGCTGAGTCCGTCGCGGACTTTGACAGGTGAGTTGGCGATGTTGACGATGGTAAAGCGCGTCTGCACTCCCTTTCTACTCGATGACGGCGTCGTGGAAATCGACTCCGGATCGTTGGACGAATAGCAGAATCGCGGCTCGTGCTGTGTAAATAGAAAGCGCGTGATATTGTGCGTATATTTACAATTGTCATTAGGGGGTCgagtgtgtgcgtgtgtatgtgtgtgtatcgtACAGCTTgatgaaaattacaaaagcgAATTTGGTATTGGCTtacgaaattattaatattctgaTAAATTCGCTCACTTTTGTAATTGTCATATCCATAATCGACCCTTACGTTTGTTCTTTTTCCACACCCCAGGGCTACGTTCCGAGATGCTATTCTGTCAACTCTGCAGAACACAGAATAGTGGAAGTCAGATGAATTATTGCACTGAATAAATTTGGAATTTGAGTAAAAGTATACTTGGCGTAAAATACAATTGTGTGAGATTCAGGTCAAAATTATAGTCTTCAGTTTTCATGAGATCAATTAGAATATCTTATAAGtacagtaataaatatatttaataaaactacgCGAGTATAAGTCATGCtggtaaaatttaatagttcAGAAAGAGTTCGTATTTtaccaaaaatataattatactcactgtttcgtaattatttaagattaagTTATCAAcactgtaaatattaaaaatatacataatttattacatatgttacaattacaataatgtaaaaaatacatattttaggGTTGATTGTTtcaacttcttgataaatttatatattagataaatatatgtctgtctttatttaagaaaaagaattatttatcacatttatataatattttagcaaaagatatttataatgtttaaattacaaatttataatataaaattgagtATTATTTCTTGTATCTATTAtccaaaacaatttattttctttaaataaagatttattgtatatattattaaaacgtgCACTTTTTGTAAATTAGATTAGttgaatttattacaaatttttttttgaatttacttagaattaaaacttaaacttctaaaactttttttcaaaatttattacattttttttttaagatttactcTTTCAACCCTTGAAAATAGGATTATGAATTCTATATATGTACTTTATATATGTAActctatatatgtacatttattatgaattttagAACAAATAGGCTCCGCATGTTACTTCGTGTTTCAGAACAACCGTGAATTAACTGAAAAATTCCTTGCTCAGAATTTTATAGTCCAGGAACTTGAATTCTTGGTACAGTTCCTTTGTTTTATGaagaacaaatttatattagttttgaAGTGTGAAAAAAGAACCTATTACACTCTCGAGTAAAGACTGCCAGATCACAATTCTATGGAACTTTTAGCAAATTGATCTTATCTACATTGTATTCTTGCCGTTGAATATACCTCATTGTTAATGCAATTAATCAAACttattttaagcaaaaaaaaattcttaccTCTTCTCCCTCCttgataagattttttttttgttgtacaaatgtatacatatactacACATATCTTAATCTGTTTGATAATTTATGATTTGCTTTAACATTTAGCAGGAATAGGTAATGACTGTGAAGATCCATATCCGAGCTTGTCAGATTATCATGATTACGAACCAAATCTGGAATTTGATGATACAGAATTACAAACTACTTCAAACAATGGTAAATTATATCTCcagatttatgttttaaaatcttttttataattcagtAATTAGAtgtgtattattattcttcAAGAAGAAAGTGcgttatctttattattaattattaaaaaaattaatttacattaggcttgaatgttatatataaaatataaataatctacaTGTATGCAATGTAAACTATGTATTTGTTTTACGTCATCTATTCATAAACTATAAATCGCCAAAGagttattgaaaattttattcagatttttaatttataatatatatttttatttcaccaATACTCCttacaaatattaacaactttaaaatttaattttttgtattatattattcaatttataataatttacattgcttTTGTATTGTCTACAAcaaaaagatttgtataagtataacgtaaatatataaagcgTGCACTTCTGATTTATGTCATACAGTAACtatggtaattatttaaaagttgacTTTATTATTGTAGCGACACGGCTTTTGGAAGAAAAATTGGATTTGGTGAGTGGCAGCATGGGTGCCGGGATGGATTATTTGGAGAGTCCAGTAAGCGATGGCACGATCGAGGAGAACTTTGAGGAGGCATTGGTAGATGCTCCAGTTATCGAATCTGGTGTGTGAACCTTTTACCTTCTGTTAGTAGCCAGTAAATGTCATGGCATTCTCGGGGCATAGCAGGTGAATTATGTGTAGAACATTGTATAGCTTGTTACATTGCATGGCGTAAGGATGAGAGAGGAAAAGGAATGCGACGACTgtcttgcttttttttaaatccccCTTTGCaacaataacatttatatacaatcCTAGTGTGTTTAAAGTGAGTAAGTCTTTCGACGTTCCGTAGagtatcatttattatttttatgaaagtaGGACTGCTCCGAggatttaaattgtttttgctagaatttttatttgatgatAAGTTTGTTGTGCAAGCACGCTTCTGAAATGTCGCAACCTTATGTTACAACAAATGTCTGTTTTAATGAACAGCGGACGATCCTGCTTTAGACGAAGAGCTCGCCGATGAAGAAGATTATCTTGACATATCCAGGCATGGTATTGTGGAGGTAGTCGGCGATGATAGTGCTGgacgtaaaataattgttgtgTCAGCTTGTAAATTACCTCCTATCGGAAAGGAGACTTTTAATCACGCTAAACTCCTCAGGTGAGTTTGCGATATCTATGTTGTAAAGATGACACACGAATGATATTTTGTCGACTGGAAACAATGACTTACAATTgtctgtaaattatttaagaatcattctatcatttttaacacacacagcgttatatatattaagctATCTGTTTTCTCGatactacttttttttttttatcagtaaaataaactttttaatttactgataaaagtttattttatatttccatcGCAGGTACCTTACGCATACTTTGGACATGTTTGTGGAACAAGATTATAGTCTCGTTTACTTTCATTATGGCCTTACATCGAAAAATAAGCCACCCTTGTCTTGGTTGTGGCAAGCGTATAAAGCATTTGATAGGAAATACAAGAAAAATCTCAAAGCCCTTTACCTAGTACATCCGACTAATTTCATTAGGATTGTGTGGCAGATATTTAAACCGGCAATCAGGTATGTATCTTTTTGTATCGAAAAAGTAACTTTTCTTAAGTTATTACATGTTATCGTAGTAACTTGTGTATTTTTTCTAGTGTAAAGTTTGGACGAAAAATGatgtatgttaattatttggaGGAACTGGCGCAATACATTAACTTGGATCAACTAATTATACCACCTCAAGTGATAGAGTATGTAATTTAGTTAcggtattatataaatttgtacatttttagaaacccaataaaaaatctttttaaatcaaattgcacgcagattttcaaatttcacATTGGAGCATTTCTTTCAGACACAATGAACAATTgctattgaaaaataagaagaatTTGCCAGCGAGTCCGCCACAAAGCGCGGTAGTTACGCCAGTTGGAACGACTCAGTTTGGTGCTAGTCTGCAattcataaaagaaaataacaacGGCGATCCAATACCACCAATTCTAAAGCAATGCGTAGAGTTTCTTGATACACCTGACGGTACGGTATTTCAACGAAAACAagattctatttttatcttgtttgTATTCAACTGATGATTATCTTTTTTGCTATCGTTTCAGCTCTAGAAACAGAAGGAATATTCAGAAGATCGGCTAACGTGGCAGTTATCAAAGAACTTCAGAATCGCTGTAATCAAGGTTTACCCATTGATTTTCAAGGGGATCCGCATATCGCTGCGGTTTTACTTAAGACTTTTCTCCGTGAATTAGACGAACCTCTCATGACTTACGAACTGTATGATGAAATCACGCAATTCCAAAGTAAGCATAATACGTTTCTTTACTCGTTTTtccaaatattacatttacagtgatgtaaaacatttctttaatttttactgcAGCATTATCAAAAGACGAACGTCCCcgtaaagttaaaatattaatattggaGAAACTTCCCGAAGACAACTACCAAGTTCTTAAATACatcgtacaatttttatcgaGAGTACGTAATACTCACagtcacaatttttttacaattaaaataaaaattaatttttataatcactttttttgttattgataGGTAATGGACCGTTGCGACTTGAACAAGATGACTTCTAGTAATCTCGCGGTCGTATTTGGACCGAATCTAGTTAGAGCACCGCCAGCACGTGGAATGTCCCTCTCGGCAATAGGACCCATCAATCAGTTCATAGACTTTTTATTTACCTATCAagataagatatttattatttaaaagcgACAGAGCATCGAAGGCCTAATTGTAACATTCAATTATCACACGTCCGCATTTTCAtttatcgaaatatttttatattctacgtGATAGAGGAAGAAACACTCAACTGTTTGTTTACACGTGATATTgcacaagatttttttatactaataggtataataattttcggaCGAAAGAAAGTGAAATGTTCGAATAGATATCGGCTGTGCGATGTTGAAACGCCAGCTCTAAGAGAAACATGTCCGCGtatatttagagaaaaattacgACCAAATACCAAAGATACATGAGAACGTCACACAGTGagtataatgtaaatgtaagattatctagaaataatgtttatctatttaataacgcttagaaaataatatattcgagAATGAAAGAAGATATCGAGCGAGATGCCTCTGTTGTCGTGAAATCGCAATTTGCCCCGATTTCGTTTCGATTAatctgtaatatttataatgaaacttttaaacaacgaattaatttcttttagtaAGTtacatgaattattattttgtgtataatttttaagattttaattatttttttgttatttttttgtcaattaaaaaaagttaaattattaattgttatatagattctaatttttg
This genomic window from Monomorium pharaonis isolate MP-MQ-018 chromosome 8, ASM1337386v2, whole genome shotgun sequence contains:
- the LOC105834644 gene encoding mitochondrial transcription rescue factor 1 isoform X1; translation: MLSRVIVNIIRRSMCNNARLLYRSRDSLHSDFSLCNVNARPQKHCNLYIAKRFKSRKKAADIEKDKDEDSEEEDDDEEAPVGSKVMKIKTNSLRLDLVSKTAFKMSRNKIEEIFYESRFRINGNKVLKKSKEVKVGDEIDIILHQNVDNPRLLVINRIVILSISPMKNETQIQIKLSVDKNLLIENYENYISV
- the LOC105834644 gene encoding mitochondrial transcription rescue factor 1 isoform X3; its protein translation is MLSRVIVNIIRRSMCNNARLLYRSRDSLHSDFSLCNVNARPQKHCNLYIAKRFKSRKKAADIEKDKDEDSEEEDDDEEAPVGSKVMKIKTNSLRLDLVSKTAFKMSRNKIEEIFYESRFRINGNKVLKKSKENNCDDR
- the LOC105834644 gene encoding mitochondrial transcription rescue factor 1 isoform X2: MNGIRRPVHRERIAFEAHQTSSGQPCRTVVSQEKDKDEDSEEEDDDEEAPVGSKVMKIKTNSLRLDLVSKTAFKMSRNKIEEIFYESRFRINGNKVLKKSKEVKVGDEIDIILHQNVDNPRLLVINRIVILSISPMKNETQIQIKLSVDKNLLIENYENYISV
- the LOC105834643 gene encoding 28S ribosomal protein S31, mitochondrial, which encodes MLPLYILLRCNIRSSKGMLFQWINNSTRLCSSSSSFSSSSTSDSSDSSDSDSDTDKAKPKTTDVKSTNPTDTMSDNKYDLKSFVDNMIQARKLQKKTIEVAMQPKKKAKLKNDKRVPFEKQVVDAAKDVAEKLGGDKTKTTSDLLEKVLKSRVKALKEEQTRIEIEENAKFKQSKHNVQEQEISQDKHSEKKSIIQTLLDEYNKRPKIVEDSISRKLLNSAKVSKNQLQDKEKLHGSKRRDINLWNGEPSPIFENMRSESPNMLELKTWATLEQKELKAMTTYPPANVFQELILWTEQGKLWKFPIDNEQGIEEEQSVHFSEHVFMERHLKGWCPKSGPIRHFMELVCVGLSKNPYMTVQEKVQHIMWYKEYFKSKQDLLQEIGAIQEPFPDKIKEITE
- the LOC105834642 gene encoding rho GTPase-activating protein 1 isoform X2; this translates as MEADYQPTLSPSRTLTGIGNDCEDPYPSLSDYHDYEPNLEFDDTELQTTSNNATRLLEEKLDLVSGSMGAGMDYLESPVSDGTIEENFEEALVDAPVIESADDPALDEELADEEDYLDISRHGIVEVVGDDSAGRKIIVVSACKLPPIGKETFNHAKLLRYLTHTLDMFVEQDYSLVYFHYGLTSKNKPPLSWLWQAYKAFDRKYKKNLKALYLVHPTNFIRIVWQIFKPAISVKFGRKMMYVNYLEELAQYINLDQLIIPPQVIEHNEQLLLKNKKNLPASPPQSAVVTPVGTTQFGASLQFIKENNNGDPIPPILKQCVEFLDTPDALETEGIFRRSANVAVIKELQNRCNQGLPIDFQGDPHIAAVLLKTFLRELDEPLMTYELYDEITQFQTLSKDERPRKVKILILEKLPEDNYQVLKYIVQFLSRVMDRCDLNKMTSSNLAVVFGPNLVRAPPARGMSLSAIGPINQFIDFLFTYQDKIFII
- the LOC105834642 gene encoding rho GTPase-activating protein 1 isoform X1 — encoded protein: MEADYQPTLSPSRTLTAGIGNDCEDPYPSLSDYHDYEPNLEFDDTELQTTSNNATRLLEEKLDLVSGSMGAGMDYLESPVSDGTIEENFEEALVDAPVIESADDPALDEELADEEDYLDISRHGIVEVVGDDSAGRKIIVVSACKLPPIGKETFNHAKLLRYLTHTLDMFVEQDYSLVYFHYGLTSKNKPPLSWLWQAYKAFDRKYKKNLKALYLVHPTNFIRIVWQIFKPAISVKFGRKMMYVNYLEELAQYINLDQLIIPPQVIEHNEQLLLKNKKNLPASPPQSAVVTPVGTTQFGASLQFIKENNNGDPIPPILKQCVEFLDTPDALETEGIFRRSANVAVIKELQNRCNQGLPIDFQGDPHIAAVLLKTFLRELDEPLMTYELYDEITQFQTLSKDERPRKVKILILEKLPEDNYQVLKYIVQFLSRVMDRCDLNKMTSSNLAVVFGPNLVRAPPARGMSLSAIGPINQFIDFLFTYQDKIFII
- the LOC105834642 gene encoding rho GTPase-activating protein 1 isoform X3 yields the protein MSWHSRGIAADDPALDEELADEEDYLDISRHGIVEVVGDDSAGRKIIVVSACKLPPIGKETFNHAKLLRYLTHTLDMFVEQDYSLVYFHYGLTSKNKPPLSWLWQAYKAFDRKYKKNLKALYLVHPTNFIRIVWQIFKPAISVKFGRKMMYVNYLEELAQYINLDQLIIPPQVIEHNEQLLLKNKKNLPASPPQSAVVTPVGTTQFGASLQFIKENNNGDPIPPILKQCVEFLDTPDALETEGIFRRSANVAVIKELQNRCNQGLPIDFQGDPHIAAVLLKTFLRELDEPLMTYELYDEITQFQTLSKDERPRKVKILILEKLPEDNYQVLKYIVQFLSRVMDRCDLNKMTSSNLAVVFGPNLVRAPPARGMSLSAIGPINQFIDFLFTYQDKIFII